The Cydia splendana chromosome 2, ilCydSple1.2, whole genome shotgun sequence nucleotide sequence caaagctgactgtacctacttaatagtaCGTCAAGTAACTGAAGTGAATACCGGGAATGGTTAATGGAAAATTAGCGATAaaggaggccaattcgaacgtatacgttgacatcaaaatgatatttaaatgatgtcatttagttatcatgGTTATCACTATCAGTCGCGCaccgtgcatttcgctcgtactagTATAGTCTGAACATGAGATGGCGCGAGCAAGACGCACGGGGGCGCATGAGAACCAAATTAcatcatttagatgtcgaaatttaagtttgaattggcctcaaGTTCGTCCTGGACTCATGGGGAGCATCCTAAGTTGGCGACTCTACCATTTAGGTATTTTTTGCCTCTCCTTTGTTATATGGGTCAAAATTTTTTCGTTGTCTTGTTTCTTGTCCCCAAAAAATGTGACAGAGTGGAGCTTTTTGTATGGGCTTAAATTTagcttttaaccttttcgacgccgtgtcaaacacaaaagctgccacgcggacgccacgtcaccgaagtgtcaaaactgaaattgaactttatgcctatgcacgtaggtctatgttgctctgtggtctgtgaccgattaatcagtctttggcgttgaacctgcggtgcgtatatatcggtcattcgcgtccaaaaggttaattatTTCAAGAGAATTATAATCTACAGCTATCAATAGCACTcaacttttttttatgtatttgataaaagacaaaaatagaAGCGTGACGTGAGCGTCTTGTTTCTGACCACTCTGGTCAGAAACAAGacaacgaaaataattttgaaccATATACCTAATACGAGCCGGTAAAGAGTGAACTTCGCTCCTTCCGTTTGATGTATTCCCTTACACCGTATCTTGTAGGTAGTTTACAACAACAAGGGACGTAGAGTCAATGCCACTTATGAGAGTATTTGATTTGGTGCAATAGTGTTCGTAGGGTATGTGGCAATATAGTTTGGACGGCTATCGCtaggcggcggcggcgacgcGCCGGTGGAGGGCTTCGCGTGGTGGTGGGCTCTGTTAGCGGGCGGGGCGCTGGCCGCGGCCGGCGCGGCGGCGTGGTGCCGgcggcgccgcccgcgccgcccgccgccgccgccgcgcccgccgccgcgtCCGAGGGCGCCGCAAGCCTGCGCCGCGCGCCTAGCTGCGCCTCGCGACACGGTATGACGAAGCGCCGGCGCGAGACGCCGAACACTTACGCACCGATAGATGAATACAcgattttaaaatatttctagttttatttgGAGATCACCTTTTCTTTTAAATGCATTCAACTATTTCACAGACCGGCTATATTGGGCTATATTTATTGGGCGTGGGAGCAATACTGTAGGGGTAGTTTGGTGGGCAGCCAACGTGTTAACCCtttaagggatatatatttcacacatacggcacttcaaacatgccATGCACAAATGCCGTGAGTGTTATGGGCACTTTTGCACCGGAAGCGATAAAGAACGGGTTTGACGGATAGTTACTTTCGTAATTATTTAAGatgtgggtcaaacagatcactgtgttatgtctttcctgtagacatacacgagagttaagggctataaaggctaattttcttatttaacccttatccacatgaaaaggtcctccttttatttagagaactatgataaaatcattgcttacatgcccacaagctgttaactattgcccacaggagagaaaaatgtgctgttcgcgataacacactagttttctctcctgtgggcaatagttagcagcttgtgggcatgtaagtaatgattttatcatagttctttaaataaaaggaggaacttttcacgtggataagggttaattaagaaaattagcctttatagcccttaactctcgtgtatgtctacaggaaagacataacacagtgatctgtttgacccatgttcatatGTATTGTTTTAGAATGAATATAAATTGTATCatcttcaaacatgtgttctattttcgatgagtaagactgataTTCGATTGTCacttttgaaatgtcagcctggtaaagggttaagaggaaaggggacgacgGGTTCTCCATGCAAACTTAGTCCCCAGTTTACTCTCTGGACCATtatattatagaaaatattccagagaggaaaatggggactaggtttgtatggagaagcggtcgtccactgTAGTCTTTACAAAATAGAGTCAGActaaaaagtctgcaacgattttgatagcatacgcagtcaggcgtgtctcactccgcgatttcgtcgctttgctactgtagctaaaagtacatccgttccacaccaattttggtggctagccataagccgcgcgtggcgctgtcgccacctagcggccatatctgtcctgatatcgtaacagacgcgttttgttagagagtgagtcttctgtacctagtactattatttattctgtgacgcagtagaagtattatttatacgtcataagtCACATaactcataatttcatagaagtttgacgtttaaccttttggacgccaatgaccgatatatccgcaccgcaggttcaacgccaaagactgattaatcggtcaatttaatagaagtttgacgtttaaccttttggacgccaatgaccgatatatccgcaccgcaggttcaacgccaaagactgattaatcggtcatagACCACAGaccaacatagacctacgtgcatatgcataaagttcaatttcagttttgacactttggtgacgtggcgtccgggtgactgcttttgtgtttgacacggcgtcgaaaaggttaaaataatacttgcattgcgatgcgtgtgctatcaaaatcgctgcagacttgtcttgcTCGAACtcttggtatcgtcttgggtcgtcccattcgtttttcgtcaagttcttaaattagtcctattctgctttcgtcacccacccattctacattcgtcacaatcgtcggtgactttcaatgtagaatgcgtgacgaaagcagaataggactaatttaagaacttgacgaaaaacgaatgggacgacccaagacgataccgaacTCTTGATGCACAGGTTTATCAATCGGTAATCGCCGCCGATCGAATACTGGCCTAAAGGGTAGTAGCTAAAGGAAAAAAAAGTAGTTATTTAATAAGGCAAACACAGTTTTGCAAATTTATTCCACATATTAAACTGATACAAGATTGATATAAGTCAGAGTTCTAACAGTACGGATATGCTATGTGGTAGAAATATAAATTAGTACAGCAATAAAGATTACAGAATCCTGAACTTTTACAATACTACTTCCTCACACTAATATATTTAAGggacatatgtaaaaataaagcaaaaaacTAAAGCAGGAACACAGTTGGGAAATGTTATCGATTGAAGGGTTTTACTATTTTAGCCGTAGTTGCTAGTGTCGTCTCTTTCCAGTTCATTCCAATAGTTCATTCGCAAGTATCCTAAGTTGTAAGTATGTCAAAAAACAACAGTCAAACtccttataatataataattactgCTAAAATACACATCACATCGCAAAATGCGTTCgcagaaataaaatatattgaataacatgtattaaaaaaaacagacAGTCGTCGGGTCGAGACCCAGACGCGGCCGCAAACAGGCAACCGCGGCCGCGCCGCTTACAATATAGTATATATTAAACATATACGGCTAATACGATACTTGAAAACGTAAGCATAACGGGAAACTTATATTCGAAACATTTCATAACGTCCTACTTTAAGATTTTTTACGGAATCGTCGCGATACAAAATTGAAAACttgaaatcaaataaaaaaaacacatatatAAAGAAAAAAGTAGATCGATCCCGCCGTCACGGAGGGGTAGGATCGGCGTAAACGTAACGTAAACGTAACCATGAACCGTGCTAGCGGTGGCGAACGAGGGCTCCCCTGCGTAGCTTGTAGTGTCTCCAGGACAGGGGCTCGCGCGCCGTGCGGCGGCGGGAGGTGACGTGACGCGGCGGCGACGGTCGGTCGTCTAGCTCAGCTCGGCGGGCGGCAGCGGCTGCTGCGCCAAAGGCGCGCCCCAGccgcacgccgccgccgccgctgcgcCCAGCCGGCGTTTCGTCTCCCCCCCTTGGTTCTGGTGACCCCCGTCCAATTTACGTTTACCTGATGCcaacataataatttaattacaaaGTGGATCATAACATGTATCTGAAATGGCTGAACGTGGCACTGAAACACCTGTCAGAGATTCACGAACCAGTATAAATTCAATGTTTATATTAAAACGCATTTACGTTACGCATAATGTTAGTAcgcatattttaattaatacctACTCCAATTTCTTATTTGCATAATATTAATTGACATGTAAGTATGAAATAAGCATAACgtcaattttaataatatttaattaaaatatacgaGTTAATGACGGTGTATTCCTATTAGTGCCCGGCCCAAGTGACCACCGCCATACATgacgcggggacaaatgggaaagatttatataa carries:
- the LOC134800197 gene encoding protein FAM246C-like, whose translation is MGPGARAATRRQSRSIRAPSDAALTRRVRRRCGGGRAGRAARRACGRALACARRPALTGRCTRGGGDAPVEGFAWWWALLAGGALAAAGAAAWCRRRRPRRPPPPPRPPPRPRAPQACAARLAAPRDTV